ATGCGGCGGCGGTCATGAGAACCGACCAAATTCAAGTTGCTCATAAATTGTTCTTTAGGATAATGTTCATAAAAGGACATCATGATTCGGGTAGCCGAGCGGGCGCTGGTAGTTCCCAGAAAGAAATCGATAAATGTTTCGCGGAAAGGATAGTTCATGACGGAATCCAATTCGAAACCGTTAAAATAAGTACGCAGTTCATCATAGGCGATTTTTCTGGAAGCATCTTCCCATACTTCCCCCAATAGGATAGTGTTTTCATTCTCTTCCATCATGGCCTTTTTAAGACCGGTTATGAAAGCATCGGGAAGTTCATCGGCGACATCTAACCGCCAACCGGAAGCCCCTTCTCGAAGCCAGTTTCTGATCACAGAGTCATCATTTTTAAAAATATAATTTTGAAACTCAGGATTCATCTCATCGGTGTTGGGCATATTTTCCACGCCCCACCAGCAGGCATATTCACAGGGATAGTCGGTAAAGGTGTACCAGTCATAGAAAGGCGAGTCTTTCGACTGGAAGGCACCAACACTGTCATAATGATCATAACGATTAAAATAGAGGCTGTCATCTCCTGTATGGCTGAAAACACCGTCTAGAATAATACGGATTCCCCGATTTTCACATTCACGAACCAGTGTGCGAAAGCTTTCAATAGTGCCTAAAATCGGATCGATTTCCAGATAGTTTCCGGTATCGTAGCGGTGGTTGCTTTTAGCTTTGAAAATGGGGTTGAGATAAAGGATAGAAACATGCAGACTTTTTAAATAATCCAGCTTTTCGGTTATGCCAGCCAGGGTTCCCCCGAAAAAATCCCAATATTCAATATCGCCCTTATCATTTTTAAAATAATGCGGGCAGTCAGACCAGTTAGGGTGAAGCATTGCATCGTTGGGGAAATTAGCGAGATTAAAATCCTCACCGCGGTTGAAACGATCAGGGAAAATCTGATACATCAGGCCTTCTTTGTACCAGGCTGGCGTTTTTCGCTGGGGGTCATATATGGTGATCTGGTAGGAAGAGGCTTTTTCGGTATAGATCTGGCCGATTCCCCCCAGACCATCTGGCCTGGTGCCGTAGGTATAGTTTTTTCCCTTCATATTAAACTCGAAATCATACCAGAGCAGGCCGGGTTCTTCAGGAACCCGGATATTGATAGCGTAAAAATTGGAATAATCTGAGGGTGGCATAGGATAAACAGTTTCAATCCCGTTAAAATGAGTATGCAGTTTCACATTGATAAGGTCGGAACCAAAGACCTTAAGCGTCACCATAGAATTGATCGGAACTGCTCCGAAGGGACAACGGTATTCAGCAATAAAAGAATTATGAATGAATTTCATGATATTCAGCTTCTTTCAAATTTCGGTAATGAGTCAAATAAACCTGCGCTGAATTAGACCAGTTAAATCGTGAGTGGAAAGCATTATTGACAATTTTCTCAAAAGTTTCAGGATTGTTGTGGTAGAGATTAACCGCATTCTGAATACTAAAGAGCATATCATGGGCATTATAATTTTTGAAGGTAAAGCCGTTTCCAATACCCGTATCTGCCTCAAATTGTGTAACGGTATCCTTTAACCCTCCGGTTTCCCGGACGATTGGGACAGAGCCATAACGCATGGCAATCATCTGTGACAGACCGCAGGGCTCAAATTTGGAAGGCATTAAAAAAAGATCACTGGCGGCATAAATGCGGCGGGATAAGGGATCGTCAAATTCAATTCGGGTGACCATTTTAACCGGATAGTTATAGGCAGCACTGTTAAGCAGGTCTTCATAATTAGCATCGCCGGTACCTAAAACGACGAACTGGATATCCAACTGAAGAATTTCGTGAATCACATTGGCAACCAGGTCCAGTCCTTTTTGTTCGATTAGTCGGTTAACCATGGCAATCATTGGCACGTCTGCACGGACTGGCAGATCAAGATACTCCTGTAAAGCGGTTTTGTTTGCTGCCTTGTTCCCGGCAGGCTCAGAGTAAGGAAGGAACAGAGCTGAATCCGTTGCCGGATCGTAAACGGAGCCGTCGATACCATTCAGGATTCCGATTTCTTTTGTATGGATGCTTCTGATGACACCATCCAAACCCTCACCGTAATAGGGGTCTTTGAGTTCGTGGGCGTAGGTGGGGCTGACTGTTGTTACCAGGTCAGAAGCATATAAAGCCCCTTTCATCAAATTGAGTTTGCCATAGAATTCCATATCGTTGGGAAGGAAACCGAGATGAAGAAACTGATTGATATCCTCGAACCCGTAGATTCCCTGATATTTCATGTTATGAATAGTAAAAACCGTTTTAAGTTTAGGGAAAGCGGTCCGGTATTGGTGTTTAAGGAGATATGGAATTGCTGCCGTTTCCCAGTCATGGCAGTGGAGAATATCCGGATCAAAACCGAGCGAAGAGAGGGATTCCAACGCTGCCCGGGAAAAGAAAGTGAACCGCTCGCCATCATCATAATACCCATATAGATTCTGTCGTCTGAAGAAGTATTCGTTATCGATAAAATAATATTTTATGCCATCATGCTCGCAGGTAAGGATGCCGCAGTAGTAGTCTTTACCATTCATATGGACGTAAAAATGGTGATGATAGTGGATTTCTTTTTCCAGCAGATCAGGAATAGAACCATAGTTGGGGATCATGACCCGGACATCAATTTCTTTACCGAAGGATTTGGGCAGAGCCCCTACAACATCTGCGAGTCCACCGGTTTTAGCAAAGGGGTAGGCTTCGGAAGCAATAAATAGAACTTTCAACAATTAAATCACCGTTCCTTTCTTAATCACTATGGGTGAATCTGGTTTGCCAATCAGAGAGGTGTTATCACTGATAATGGTATCCTTATCCATAACCACATAGTTGAGTATGGTGTTTTTTCCGATTTGACAATGCTGCATCAGGATGCTGTTTTGGATTTTCGAAATTTTTTCGATAACAGTATCCCGAAAAATGATAGAATGTGAAATTGCCCCGTCGATGATACATCCACTACCAATAATTGAGTTTGAAACTTTTGAAGGGTCATTGAAAAATGTGGGGTGCCGGTCCTTAATCTTTGTATAAATTGGGTTGTCCTCACGAAAGAGCTCCTGGACTACTTCATATTCCAGCAGATCCATACTGGCATTGACATAGTTGCACAAGGTATAAATACGCTCGATATAACCAGTGTGTTGAAAGCCGAAAATTTTCAGAACATCCATATTAGAACGGATCATATCGATGAGGTCCCAGTCACCGCTGCGCTCACTGAATTCCAAAAACTGCAATAAAACACTTTTTTTGATAATCAGCATTTCAGCAAAAAAGTATTCGGTACGTCGATCACTTCGATAATGAATGTTCTTGACTCGATCATTTTCGAATTCCAGGTATAAATCATCGTCACGCAGATGGAATTTATCATGGTCTTTTTTACAAATCATGGTAATATCGGCGTCATTCTTCAGGTGAACAGCAAAAGCTTCTCTAAAATTATAAGAGGTTACTAAATTAGGGGTTGCCAGAACAACGTGATCGGCCGGATTTTTTTCCAGAAAACTGCGATTGCTAAGAAGGTTTCGCAAATTGATTTTGATAAAATTTCCGATTCTGGTGTTGCTGGTACCGGTAAGGATACTTAAATCCTGGGTTTTTCGGCTTAGTGACCATTCTTTTCCGGTCCCCAGATGATCAACCAGGGAGCTGTATTTATGACTGCCAATGATACCAATTTGGGTAATGCCGGAGTTGACCATATTGGAGAGCATAAAGTCAATCAGACGATATCGTCCGCCAAAGGGTAGAGTACTTAAGCTTCGGTGCTCAAGGAAGTTTTTCAGGGTGGTGTCTTCACCGTCAACATTCAGGATAATGCCTAGTACATTTTTCATCGTTCACCTCTTAGGAATTTATGACGCGGATTTCTTCGTCAGGATTGTTTTGGTTAAGATAGCGTTCATGCCCTTTAACGCGGGCCCGGGCGCCAACAATACAATTTTCAATGATAGCCCCGTCTTCAATGATAGCCCCGGTATGGACAATTGAATCGATGATTCGGGTGTTGGGATGAATGACTATATCATGGGAGATGATCGAACCTTCAACCTGACCGAAAATCATGCAGCCATCACAGATGAGACTGTTTCTGACCTTGGCATAAGCGCCGATATATTGGGGGTGACGGCTGATATTGTTGGAAAAAACATGAAAGTTCTTATCATTCAGGTCAAATTCACACGCTGGATTCAGTAAATCCATATTGGCCTGATAATAGCTTTCGACAGTTCCCACGTCCCGCCAGTATCCGGAAAAAGGATAGGCATAAATCTGTTTATTATCGGAGTGAAGCTTAGGAATAATATTGTGGCCGAAGTCATGGGCCGATGTTTCGTCATCAGCATCTTCCAACAGGGCTTTCTTAAGAACCGGCCAGGTAAAAACATAGATTCCCATGGATGCCTGATTGCTTTTGGGCTCGGCTGGTTTTTCCTGGAATTCCAGGATTTTCTGTTTAGAATCCGTATTGACAATTCCAAAGCGATGGGCATCTTCCCAGGCAACTTCCATAACGGCGATGGTCAGGTCGGCTTCTTTCTCTTTATGAAAGCCGAGGAGTTTTGAATAATCCATTTTATAGATATGGTCGCCAG
This genomic interval from Eubacteriaceae bacterium ES3 contains the following:
- a CDS encoding glycoside hydrolase family 13 protein, whose protein sequence is MKFIHNSFIAEYRCPFGAVPINSMVTLKVFGSDLINVKLHTHFNGIETVYPMPPSDYSNFYAINIRVPEEPGLLWYDFEFNMKGKNYTYGTRPDGLGGIGQIYTEKASSYQITIYDPQRKTPAWYKEGLMYQIFPDRFNRGEDFNLANFPNDAMLHPNWSDCPHYFKNDKGDIEYWDFFGGTLAGITEKLDYLKSLHVSILYLNPIFKAKSNHRYDTGNYLEIDPILGTIESFRTLVRECENRGIRIILDGVFSHTGDDSLYFNRYDHYDSVGAFQSKDSPFYDWYTFTDYPCEYACWWGVENMPNTDEMNPEFQNYIFKNDDSVIRNWLREGASGWRLDVADELPDAFITGLKKAMMEENENTILLGEVWEDASRKIAYDELRTYFNGFELDSVMNYPFRETFIDFFLGTTSARSATRIMMSFYEHYPKEQFMSNLNLVGSHDRRRILTVLGEAFEYCRDAEREHYCLEPDQLELGIKRLKLISLLQMTFPGLPCIYYGDEAGIQGFEDPYNRCTYPWGRENTELLDWYKKITRLRSDFPVFQKGSWNPLETGDDVLSFERKDDEDHCICLFNRNVKAVHLFKHPDFTEIEGLDLLTQEKVTLTPLVLNPLTAYIILLTSHDRISQE
- the glgD gene encoding glucose-1-phosphate adenylyltransferase subunit GlgD, which encodes MKNVLGIILNVDGEDTTLKNFLEHRSLSTLPFGGRYRLIDFMLSNMVNSGITQIGIIGSHKYSSLVDHLGTGKEWSLSRKTQDLSILTGTSNTRIGNFIKINLRNLLSNRSFLEKNPADHVVLATPNLVTSYNFREAFAVHLKNDADITMICKKDHDKFHLRDDDLYLEFENDRVKNIHYRSDRRTEYFFAEMLIIKKSVLLQFLEFSERSGDWDLIDMIRSNMDVLKIFGFQHTGYIERIYTLCNYVNASMDLLEYEVVQELFREDNPIYTKIKDRHPTFFNDPSKVSNSIIGSGCIIDGAISHSIIFRDTVIEKISKIQNSILMQHCQIGKNTILNYVVMDKDTIISDNTSLIGKPDSPIVIKKGTVI
- the glgA gene encoding glycogen synthase GlgA; this encodes MKVLFIASEAYPFAKTGGLADVVGALPKSFGKEIDVRVMIPNYGSIPDLLEKEIHYHHHFYVHMNGKDYYCGILTCEHDGIKYYFIDNEYFFRRQNLYGYYDDGERFTFFSRAALESLSSLGFDPDILHCHDWETAAIPYLLKHQYRTAFPKLKTVFTIHNMKYQGIYGFEDINQFLHLGFLPNDMEFYGKLNLMKGALYASDLVTTVSPTYAHELKDPYYGEGLDGVIRSIHTKEIGILNGIDGSVYDPATDSALFLPYSEPAGNKAANKTALQEYLDLPVRADVPMIAMVNRLIEQKGLDLVANVIHEILQLDIQFVVLGTGDANYEDLLNSAAYNYPVKMVTRIEFDDPLSRRIYAASDLFLMPSKFEPCGLSQMIAMRYGSVPIVRETGGLKDTVTQFEADTGIGNGFTFKNYNAHDMLFSIQNAVNLYHNNPETFEKIVNNAFHSRFNWSNSAQVYLTHYRNLKEAEYHEIHS
- a CDS encoding glucose-1-phosphate adenylyltransferase, translated to MNNECVAMLLAGGQGSRLGSLTYNNAKPAVFFGGKYRIIDFPLSNCMNSDIDIVGILTQYRPYILNNYIGDGSAWALDQYRGGAHILPPYMSQKGGRWYSGTADAILQNIDFIDRFNPEYVLILSGDHIYKMDYSKLLGFHKEKEADLTIAVMEVAWEDAHRFGIVNTDSKQKILEFQEKPAEPKSNQASMGIYVFTWPVLKKALLEDADDETSAHDFGHNIIPKLHSDNKQIYAYPFSGYWRDVGTVESYYQANMDLLNPACEFDLNDKNFHVFSNNISRHPQYIGAYAKVRNSLICDGCMIFGQVEGSIISHDIVIHPNTRIIDSIVHTGAIIEDGAIIENCIVGARARVKGHERYLNQNNPDEEIRVINS